One segment of Streptomyces sp. NA02950 DNA contains the following:
- a CDS encoding thioesterase II family protein, producing the protein MSSATLPFWHRRNTDAVARLFCVPHAGGGALAYRDWIPEGGRDLDVQPVQLPGREGQAGAPLVDTMTTLVNGVLGPAVAEASDRPIVLFGHSMGAAIAAEITAWLLRHGRRAPELLVVSSYSGSEDSPLRHGADVTDEELIENVLPMGGTDPRVLLESSMRAYFLEVIRNDLRLLRTYRRSYRRLPVPILAVGGDADDGVSPADLAAWRDRSSSSFRLCVRSGGHFPSREQARHLVDLVREDLSHRAFDTGTKGGPVPDLQR; encoded by the coding sequence ATGAGCAGCGCGACTCTCCCCTTCTGGCACCGCCGGAACACAGATGCTGTGGCCCGGCTGTTCTGCGTCCCACACGCCGGTGGCGGCGCCCTCGCCTATCGGGACTGGATTCCCGAGGGCGGCCGTGACCTCGATGTCCAGCCTGTCCAACTGCCCGGGCGGGAGGGGCAGGCGGGCGCGCCCCTGGTCGACACAATGACGACGCTGGTCAACGGGGTCCTGGGCCCTGCCGTCGCCGAGGCGTCCGACCGCCCCATCGTTCTGTTCGGGCACAGCATGGGCGCCGCCATCGCCGCGGAGATCACCGCCTGGCTGCTGCGGCACGGTCGGCGCGCCCCCGAACTGCTCGTCGTCTCCTCATACTCCGGAAGCGAGGACTCCCCTCTCCGCCACGGGGCCGATGTCACCGACGAGGAGTTGATCGAGAACGTGCTGCCCATGGGAGGCACGGATCCACGGGTGCTCCTCGAGAGCAGCATGCGGGCTTACTTCCTGGAGGTCATACGCAACGACCTGCGCCTGCTGCGTACCTACCGCAGGAGCTACCGTCGGCTGCCGGTCCCCATCCTGGCCGTCGGCGGCGACGCCGACGACGGCGTGTCGCCCGCGGATCTGGCCGCCTGGCGGGACCGGTCCTCGTCGTCCTTCCGGCTGTGCGTACGCTCCGGGGGCCACTTCCCCTCGCGCGAGCAGGCACGGCACCTCGTGGACCTGGTACGCGAAGACCTTTCCCACCGGGCGTTCGACACCGGGACCAAGGGTGGTCCGGTGCCTGACCTCCAACGCTGA
- a CDS encoding MbtH family protein: MTNPFEDAEGEFLVLVNSEEQHSIWPAQLEVPAGWTTVFGAAGQDACVAYVNEHWTDIRPLSLRDASV, from the coding sequence ATGACGAACCCATTCGAGGATGCAGAAGGTGAGTTTCTGGTGCTGGTCAACTCCGAGGAACAGCACTCGATCTGGCCGGCTCAGCTGGAGGTCCCAGCGGGCTGGACGACCGTCTTCGGCGCGGCGGGGCAGGACGCCTGTGTCGCCTATGTGAATGAGCACTGGACCGACATACGTCCCTTGAGCCTGCGCGACGCATCCGTCTGA
- a CDS encoding non-ribosomal peptide synthetase has protein sequence MSSQLGVWFASQTGGNRGYWIAEYYDIDGPVEGEVFEKAWYQAFDEVESGSIRVTEENEGLYQTTGAAPRPVIQWLDLSDEPSAEAAAHQFMSADLDRDVDLTTAPLVSVALIKVSDKRFFWYQKVHHIALDGYGGSLFAQRVGHLYNARFHGTEPGPSGFGRLASLVEADLRYRDSEQFALDRLYWAERLARCAPAQPLSDHSRLPGSRHQPDSRRTLRVTADITPELRERIRTTVSRAFPAVIGALVALYMHKSGSGRDVVLGLPVTARVYQEARRTPCMMSNMLPIRLSVDADLTFPQLVRRTSQHMREALPHQRYPLEAIHRDLGLPPGGARVVGPSVNVMTFDDGMFDLGGAGVTAHNLAIGPVEDMSVTVYDRHDGRGMQIMLDVNADSYDLEQATTHLDRMVRLLERVPDDAERRLAEMDLLTAEERDRVVHGFNDTARQVVPGVVPGLFQARVAAAPQAVAVVCGDTAVSYAELDGRVGRLAGYLAGQGVGPESVVAVALERSVDLVVALLAVHRAGGAYLPLDPDYPPGRLEYMLRDARPALVITVEGLRPVLPDTHSLPVVILDDPHTVADLAGCEPARGIPESLTPAHPAYVMYTSGSTGQPKGVIIPHEGIVNRLASLQGQYALGSSDRVLHKTPIGFDASVSEIFWPLAQGATLVVAAPGGHRDPGYLAELIRRERITVADFVPSMLQAFLREPDAAACTALRAVFCGGEALSAGLRDELQAVLDVPLHNVYGPTEASVDVTAWRCTRDDGSAVPIGAPVWNTRAYVLDEALCPVPPGVRGELYLAGVQLARGYVNRPGLTAERFVACPLGAPGERMYRTGDLARWRPDGSLEYLGRTDDQIKLRGFRIEPGEIESALAAHPDIAEAVVVVREDRPGDRRLVGYAVPTTPQRPVDPQQLRHFTGRHLPDYMIPATVVILDALPLSPNGKLDRRALPVPEYGVAVVGRAPRTMLEEVLCAVIAEVVGVPDIGIDDNFFELGLQSLMAVTVVERLRARGVAVDVRALFATPTVESLARSAVGRGEVVVPANGIPAGAERITPQMLTLVDLDQAEIDGIVARIPGGAPNIADVYPLAPLQEGLLFHHLLEPETSDVHVLSDLLMLEDRERLRAFLRALQCVVDRHDILRTAVLWEGLPEPVQVVQREARIHTEHLDIDPGTASPHAGGDDPDPGTASPHAGEDDPDPGTASPHAGEDDPDPGTASPHAGGDVAGLTHALLRAGDTPLMVGRAPLLRVLTAAVPGTQRHLALVQVHHLIHDHTASEVLLGEVRAFLEGCEAGLGVPLPFRDFVAQARLRISRREHEEFFAGLLAGVDEPTAPFGLVDVHGDGRQVHEAVRVVDAGVAGRVRQQARRLGVSPAALFHLVWARVVAVASGRQDVVFGTVLFGRMQAGAGADRVPGPFINTLPARVRLGAGGVADAVQGLQRQLADLLDHEHAPLSLAQQATGRPTGAPLFTSLLNYRHNPSSSQELITGLEGIEVVFSRERSNYPLACSVDDTGEGFELTVAAAAPVDPGVVAGWVHNALESLASLLETAADAGPQQILLLDAGERDRVVHGFNDTARQVVPGVLPGLFQAQVAAAPQAVAVVCGDTAVSYAELDGRVGRLAGYLAGQGVGPESVVAVALERSVDLVVALLAVHRAGGAYLPLDPDYPPGRLEYMLRDARPALVITVEGLRPVLPDTHSLPVVILDDPRTVADLAGCEPARGIPESLTPAHPAYVMYTSGSTGQPKGVIIPHEGIVNRLAAIQGQYALGSSDRVLHKTPIAFDVSVSEIFWPLAQGATLVMAAPGGHRDPGYLAQLMQREHITVANFVPSVLQAFLREPAARASTHLKIMLCGGEALPAGLRDDFQSVLDVPLLNLYGPTEASVDVTAWRCTRDDGSAVPIGAPMPNTRAYVLDEALCPVPPGVRGELYLAGVQLARGYVNRPGLTAERFVACPLGAPGERMYRTGDLARWRPDGSLEYLGRTDDQIKLRGLRIEPGEIAATFTARPDIAQAVVVAREDRPGDARLVGYVVPVAGRTVDVTDVRRYAARTLPDYMVPTAVMVLDALPLSPNGKLDRRALPVPDLTSVAGRRPRTPREETLCKLFGEVLGVEHVGIDDNFFELGGHSLLATRVVSRIRSTLGIDVSIGTLFEAPTVAELGEHLSDAVNSERPKLRRMQRPLDDD, from the coding sequence ATGTCTTCCCAGCTCGGTGTCTGGTTCGCCAGTCAGACCGGTGGGAACCGGGGCTATTGGATCGCTGAGTACTACGATATCGATGGTCCCGTCGAGGGAGAGGTGTTCGAGAAGGCCTGGTATCAGGCATTCGACGAGGTGGAGTCCGGGAGCATCCGCGTCACGGAGGAAAACGAGGGGCTCTACCAGACAACGGGTGCAGCCCCCAGGCCCGTCATCCAGTGGCTGGACCTCTCCGACGAGCCCTCCGCGGAGGCGGCGGCGCACCAGTTCATGTCGGCGGACCTGGACCGTGACGTGGACCTCACAACGGCACCACTGGTGTCCGTCGCACTCATCAAGGTGTCCGACAAGCGTTTCTTCTGGTACCAGAAGGTGCACCACATCGCGTTGGACGGCTACGGGGGCTCGCTGTTCGCCCAGCGAGTGGGACACCTCTACAACGCCCGGTTCCACGGCACGGAACCCGGCCCCTCCGGTTTCGGACGGCTGGCCTCACTGGTGGAGGCGGACCTCCGCTACCGCGACTCCGAGCAGTTCGCACTCGACCGCCTGTACTGGGCGGAGCGGCTCGCCCGCTGCGCTCCCGCACAGCCCCTCTCCGACCACTCCAGGCTGCCCGGCTCCCGTCATCAGCCTGACTCCCGTCGGACCCTCCGTGTCACGGCAGACATCACCCCCGAGCTGCGCGAACGGATCAGGACCACCGTCAGCCGTGCTTTCCCTGCGGTCATCGGGGCGCTCGTGGCGCTGTACATGCACAAGTCCGGCTCCGGACGTGACGTCGTCCTCGGACTCCCGGTGACGGCACGCGTGTACCAGGAAGCCCGCCGGACGCCATGCATGATGTCGAACATGCTCCCCATCCGGTTGTCCGTGGACGCCGACCTCACGTTTCCCCAGCTCGTACGCCGGACGTCGCAGCACATGCGGGAGGCGCTGCCCCACCAGCGCTACCCACTGGAGGCCATCCACCGCGATCTCGGTCTGCCCCCGGGAGGGGCGAGGGTCGTCGGCCCCAGCGTCAACGTGATGACTTTCGACGATGGCATGTTCGACCTCGGTGGGGCCGGCGTGACAGCGCACAACCTGGCCATCGGCCCGGTTGAGGACATGTCGGTCACCGTCTACGACCGACACGACGGACGTGGCATGCAGATCATGCTCGACGTCAACGCCGACAGCTACGACCTTGAGCAGGCCACCACTCACCTCGACCGTATGGTACGTCTGCTGGAACGCGTCCCCGACGATGCCGAGCGCCGCCTCGCCGAGATGGATCTGCTGACGGCGGAGGAGCGTGACCGGGTGGTGCATGGTTTCAACGACACCGCCCGTCAGGTGGTGCCGGGGGTGGTGCCGGGGTTGTTCCAGGCGCGGGTGGCTGCCGCTCCGCAGGCTGTGGCGGTGGTGTGCGGGGATACCGCTGTGAGTTACGCGGAGCTTGATGGGCGGGTGGGGCGGCTGGCGGGTTATCTGGCCGGTCAGGGGGTGGGGCCGGAGTCGGTGGTGGCAGTGGCGCTGGAGCGGTCGGTGGATCTGGTGGTCGCGCTGCTGGCGGTGCACCGGGCCGGAGGCGCCTACCTTCCGCTGGACCCGGACTACCCGCCGGGCCGGCTGGAGTACATGCTGCGCGACGCCCGCCCGGCCCTGGTGATCACCGTGGAGGGGCTGCGGCCGGTGCTGCCGGACACGCATTCCCTGCCGGTGGTCATCCTCGATGACCCGCACACGGTCGCGGACCTGGCGGGGTGTGAACCGGCCCGCGGGATCCCGGAATCCCTCACGCCCGCTCACCCGGCGTATGTGATGTACACCTCCGGATCGACCGGACAGCCCAAGGGCGTGATCATCCCGCATGAGGGCATCGTCAACCGACTGGCCTCGCTCCAGGGACAGTACGCACTCGGTTCTTCGGACCGGGTGCTCCATAAGACCCCGATCGGGTTCGACGCATCGGTTTCGGAGATCTTCTGGCCGCTGGCTCAGGGCGCGACGCTGGTGGTGGCGGCCCCGGGCGGACACCGGGATCCGGGCTATCTGGCCGAGCTGATACGGCGGGAGCGGATCACGGTGGCCGATTTCGTGCCGTCGATGCTGCAGGCGTTTCTCCGGGAGCCGGATGCCGCGGCGTGTACGGCGCTGCGGGCGGTGTTCTGTGGCGGTGAGGCGTTGTCGGCCGGGCTGCGGGATGAGCTCCAGGCCGTGCTGGATGTGCCGTTGCACAATGTGTACGGTCCCACCGAGGCGTCGGTCGATGTCACCGCCTGGCGCTGCACCAGGGACGACGGCAGTGCGGTGCCGATCGGTGCACCGGTGTGGAACACCCGGGCGTATGTTCTGGACGAGGCGTTGTGCCCGGTCCCGCCGGGGGTGCGGGGTGAGCTGTATCTGGCGGGTGTGCAGCTGGCGCGGGGCTATGTCAACCGTCCCGGACTGACCGCCGAGCGGTTTGTCGCCTGCCCCCTGGGCGCTCCGGGAGAGCGGATGTACCGCACCGGCGACCTGGCCCGCTGGCGGCCCGACGGCAGCCTGGAGTACCTGGGCCGCACCGACGACCAGATCAAACTACGCGGCTTCCGCATCGAACCCGGCGAGATCGAATCCGCTCTGGCCGCCCACCCCGACATCGCCGAGGCGGTGGTGGTCGTCCGCGAGGACCGTCCCGGCGACCGCCGACTCGTCGGCTACGCGGTACCCACCACCCCCCAACGGCCCGTGGACCCACAGCAACTGCGCCACTTCACCGGCCGGCACCTGCCCGACTACATGATCCCGGCGACAGTCGTCATCCTGGACGCACTGCCCCTGTCACCCAACGGGAAACTGGATCGCAGGGCGCTGCCGGTGCCGGAGTATGGCGTGGCTGTGGTGGGCAGGGCGCCTCGCACGATGCTGGAAGAGGTGTTGTGCGCGGTGATCGCGGAGGTCGTCGGTGTGCCGGACATCGGGATCGATGACAACTTCTTCGAGCTCGGACTGCAGTCGCTGATGGCGGTGACGGTGGTGGAGCGTCTGCGGGCGCGGGGGGTTGCTGTCGATGTGCGGGCGTTGTTCGCGACGCCGACGGTGGAGAGTCTGGCGCGGTCGGCGGTGGGCCGCGGTGAGGTGGTGGTGCCTGCCAACGGTATTCCGGCCGGGGCGGAGCGGATCACGCCGCAGATGCTGACGCTGGTGGACCTGGATCAGGCGGAGATCGACGGCATCGTGGCCAGGATTCCGGGCGGCGCGCCGAACATCGCGGATGTCTACCCCCTGGCGCCTTTGCAGGAGGGCCTGCTCTTCCACCACCTCCTCGAACCGGAGACCAGCGATGTCCATGTGTTGTCGGACCTCCTCATGCTGGAGGACCGGGAGCGTCTGAGGGCGTTCTTGCGTGCGCTGCAGTGTGTGGTGGACCGGCATGACATCCTGCGCACGGCGGTGCTGTGGGAGGGCCTGCCCGAGCCGGTGCAGGTCGTACAGCGCGAGGCCCGCATCCACACCGAACACCTGGACATCGATCCCGGTACCGCCTCCCCGCACGCCGGTGGGGATGACCCTGATCCCGGTACCGCCTCCCCGCACGCCGGTGAGGATGACCCTGATCCCGGTACCGCCTCCCCGCACGCCGGTGAGGATGACCCTGATCCCGGTACCGCCTCCCCGCACGCCGGTGGGGATGTCGCTGGGCTGACCCACGCCCTGCTCCGGGCGGGCGATACGCCACTGATGGTGGGCCGTGCGCCGCTGCTGCGTGTCCTGACCGCCGCGGTGCCCGGTACTCAGCGGCACCTGGCCCTGGTCCAGGTGCACCACCTTATCCATGATCACACCGCATCGGAGGTGTTGTTGGGGGAGGTGCGGGCGTTTTTGGAGGGGTGTGAGGCGGGGCTTGGGGTTCCGTTGCCGTTCCGGGACTTTGTGGCTCAGGCGCGGCTGCGTATCTCGCGTCGGGAGCACGAGGAGTTCTTCGCGGGGCTGCTGGCGGGGGTGGATGAGCCGACCGCGCCGTTCGGGCTGGTGGATGTGCATGGCGATGGGCGTCAGGTGCATGAGGCGGTACGGGTGGTCGATGCCGGTGTGGCCGGGCGGGTACGGCAGCAGGCGCGGCGGCTGGGGGTGAGTCCGGCGGCGTTGTTCCATCTGGTGTGGGCACGGGTGGTCGCGGTGGCCTCGGGCCGCCAGGATGTCGTCTTCGGCACGGTGCTGTTCGGGCGGATGCAGGCGGGGGCGGGTGCCGACCGGGTACCGGGCCCGTTCATCAACACGCTGCCGGCGCGTGTCCGTCTGGGCGCAGGGGGTGTCGCCGATGCGGTCCAGGGGCTGCAGCGGCAGCTTGCCGACCTGCTCGATCACGAGCACGCGCCGCTGAGCCTGGCCCAGCAGGCCACCGGTCGCCCCACCGGGGCCCCCTTGTTCACCTCACTCCTCAACTACCGCCATAACCCCTCCTCCAGCCAGGAACTCATCACCGGACTGGAGGGTATCGAGGTGGTGTTCAGCCGCGAGCGCTCGAACTATCCCCTGGCTTGCTCGGTGGATGACACCGGTGAGGGTTTCGAGCTGACCGTCGCCGCGGCCGCCCCGGTGGATCCCGGTGTCGTGGCCGGGTGGGTGCACAACGCGCTGGAGTCGTTGGCGTCCCTGCTGGAGACGGCTGCCGATGCCGGGCCGCAGCAGATCTTGCTGCTTGATGCGGGAGAGCGTGACCGGGTGGTGCATGGTTTCAACGACACCGCCCGTCAGGTGGTGCCGGGGGTGCTGCCGGGGTTGTTCCAGGCGCAGGTGGCTGCCGCTCCGCAGGCTGTGGCGGTGGTGTGCGGGGATACCGCTGTGAGTTACGCGGAGCTTGATGGGCGGGTGGGGCGGCTGGCGGGTTATCTGGCCGGTCAGGGGGTGGGGCCGGAGTCGGTGGTGGCAGTGGCGCTGGAGCGGTCGGTGGATCTGGTGGTCGCGCTGCTGGCGGTGCACCGGGCCGGAGGCGCCTACCTTCCGCTGGACCCGGACTACCCGCCGGGCCGGCTGGAGTACATGCTGCGCGACGCCCGCCCGGCCCTGGTGATCACCGTGGAGGGGCTGCGGCCGGTGCTGCCGGACACGCATTCCCTGCCGGTGGTCATCCTCGATGACCCGCGCACGGTCGCGGACCTGGCGGGGTGTGAACCGGCCCGCGGGATCCCGGAATCCCTCACGCCCGCTCACCCGGCGTATGTGATGTACACCTCCGGATCGACCGGACAGCCCAAGGGCGTGATCATCCCGCATGAGGGCATCGTCAACCGGCTGGCAGCCATCCAGGGACAGTACGCACTCGGTTCTTCGGACCGGGTGCTCCACAAAACCCCGATCGCCTTCGATGTATCGGTTTCGGAGATCTTCTGGCCGCTGGCTCAGGGCGCGACGCTGGTCATGGCGGCCCCCGGCGGACACCGGGATCCGGGCTATCTGGCCCAGCTGATGCAGCGGGAACACATCACGGTGGCCAACTTCGTGCCGTCGGTGCTGCAGGCGTTCCTCCGGGAGCCGGCCGCCCGGGCCTCCACCCATCTGAAGATCATGCTCTGCGGCGGCGAGGCGTTGCCGGCCGGGCTGCGGGATGACTTCCAGAGCGTGCTGGATGTGCCGTTGCTCAATCTCTACGGTCCCACCGAAGCATCGGTCGATGTCACCGCCTGGCGCTGCACCAGGGACGACGGCAGTGCGGTGCCCATCGGCGCACCGATGCCCAACACCCGGGCGTATGTCCTGGACGAGGCGTTGTGCCCGGTCCCGCCGGGGGTGCGGGGTGAGCTGTATCTGGCGGGTGTGCAGCTGGCGCGGGGCTATGTCAACCGTCCCGGACTGACCGCCGAGCGGTTTGTCGCCTGCCCCCTGGGCGCTCCGGGAGAGCGGATGTACCGCACCGGCGACCTGGCCCGCTGGCGGCCCGACGGCAGCCTGGAGTACCTGGGCCGCACCGACGACCAGATCAAACTACGCGGACTGCGTATCGAACCCGGGGAGATCGCAGCCACCTTCACCGCCCGCCCCGACATCGCCCAGGCGGTGGTGGTGGCCCGCGAGGACCGTCCCGGTGACGCAAGGCTGGTGGGCTATGTCGTGCCGGTGGCGGGCCGTACCGTCGATGTGACCGATGTGCGCCGGTACGCAGCCCGGACATTGCCGGACTACATGGTGCCCACCGCGGTAATGGTCCTGGACGCACTGCCCCTGTCACCCAACGGGAAACTGGATCGCAGAGCGCTGCCGGTGCCGGATCTCACCTCGGTGGCAGGACGCCGACCGCGTACTCCGCGCGAGGAGACCCTGTGCAAGCTGTTCGGAGAAGTGCTCGGGGTCGAGCACGTCGGCATCGACGACAACTTCTTCGAACTGGGCGGGCATTCCCTGCTGGCCACGCGAGTGGTCAGCCGCATTCGCTCCACTCTCGGCATCGATGTGTCGATCGGAACTCTGTTCGAGGCGCCGACCGTGGCCGAACTCGGTGAACACCTCTCCGACGCGGTGAACTCGGAGCGCCCCAAGCTGCGCCGCATGCAGCGGCCCCTGGACGACGACTGA
- a CDS encoding membrane-associated oxidoreductase, translating into MDITDLTPLERRIWQAVPRGAAIDVRRDENEDPATIQSAERTVRAEVIRAVLLGSSSEPGEAPALRVAGARITGVLDLQHAEIHHPICLTSCHFQHSLELDGTQTRQLDLSGSCLPSLAATSLRIDGALRLTNCRIAGSAQLSNAEISSGIFLDHAHLGTGGGWALQLDHASVGADVWAPGLVTLGGIRLSTAHIAGAIDLEDAQVKNANGDALDAARLTIGTVLNAGGLTAEGRVRLTGAKVTGWISFIEAKLSNPGGVAMGISSCEATQLTLRDAQPVSGDVNMHYASFKVIEAAPQVWPATVRLEGLTYEALTPRLPAADRLALLQRDADGFVPHSYEQLAASYRRFGDDADARTVQLAKQRRRRVTLPWYAKLWGYLQDATVGYGFRPTRAGGWLLALLLLGSVAYGMHHPPPAEHGKGPGFNAPIYTLDLLLPIIDFGQQNAFTPTGVYQWLSYLLIAVGWVLATTVAAGITRTLSRQ; encoded by the coding sequence ATGGACATCACAGACCTGACGCCTCTGGAACGTCGCATCTGGCAGGCGGTCCCTCGTGGCGCAGCGATCGACGTCCGCCGAGACGAAAATGAGGACCCCGCGACGATTCAGAGCGCGGAACGGACTGTTCGGGCTGAGGTCATCCGGGCCGTCCTCCTGGGAAGTTCATCCGAACCCGGCGAAGCGCCCGCTCTGCGCGTCGCCGGAGCGAGAATTACCGGCGTCCTCGACCTCCAGCACGCAGAGATACACCACCCAATCTGTCTGACCTCCTGCCACTTCCAGCACTCCTTGGAACTCGACGGGACGCAGACCCGCCAACTCGACCTCAGCGGGTCCTGTCTTCCCTCTCTGGCGGCCACGTCCCTACGCATCGATGGCGCACTCCGGCTCACGAACTGCCGGATAGCGGGAAGTGCCCAGCTGAGCAACGCGGAGATATCCAGCGGGATCTTCCTGGACCACGCGCACCTCGGGACTGGTGGCGGATGGGCCCTCCAACTCGATCACGCCTCTGTCGGTGCCGATGTATGGGCACCCGGCCTCGTGACACTGGGTGGGATCCGCCTCAGCACGGCGCATATCGCAGGGGCTATCGATCTAGAAGATGCCCAGGTCAAGAACGCGAATGGCGATGCCCTCGACGCCGCACGGCTCACCATCGGAACCGTCCTCAACGCTGGTGGCCTCACTGCCGAAGGCCGGGTCAGGCTTACCGGCGCCAAGGTCACAGGCTGGATCTCCTTCATCGAAGCCAAGCTCAGCAACCCAGGCGGCGTCGCAATGGGCATCAGCAGCTGCGAAGCCACCCAGCTGACGCTGCGAGATGCACAACCAGTTTCCGGCGACGTCAACATGCACTACGCCAGCTTCAAGGTCATCGAGGCTGCACCACAGGTCTGGCCAGCCACGGTACGCCTGGAGGGACTGACATACGAGGCGCTTACCCCGCGCCTTCCCGCCGCAGACCGACTCGCCTTGCTGCAGCGCGATGCGGACGGCTTCGTCCCTCACAGCTACGAGCAGCTCGCGGCCTCCTACCGCCGCTTCGGTGATGACGCCGACGCCCGCACAGTCCAACTCGCCAAGCAGCGTCGACGCCGGGTCACTCTGCCCTGGTACGCCAAGCTATGGGGTTATCTCCAGGACGCGACCGTGGGCTACGGCTTCCGCCCCACCCGTGCCGGTGGCTGGCTCCTGGCCCTGCTCCTTCTGGGCTCAGTCGCGTATGGAATGCACCATCCACCCCCTGCCGAGCACGGCAAAGGCCCAGGATTCAATGCCCCCATATACACCCTGGACCTCCTGCTGCCGATCATCGACTTCGGTCAGCAGAATGCCTTCACACCCACCGGCGTTTATCAGTGGTTGTCCTACCTACTGATCGCCGTCGGTTGGGTTCTCGCCACGACCGTCGCCGCCGGGATCACACGCACCCTCAGCCGCCAATAG
- a CDS encoding IS481 family transposase, giving the protein MPKSTPTAPPLDREGKRRLAVIRHVEEVTGNVAMSCRYFGISRQAYYTWYRRYQAEGAEGLRTRSKAPKTSPNATHVEVVGKIIYLRQNYHFGPEKIAMYLKRYHDVTISKSGVWRILHRLDMGRLPASQRYKRHDKRWKRYEKQLPGHRVQIDVKFIEPLASAAQGWRGGRNKYYQFTAIDDCTRLRILRIYPALNQKTAIQFLDYVIQRLPFQVEVVQTDNGAEFQTAFHWHVLDKGIAHTYIKPRTPRLNGKVERSHRIDAEEFYRLLDGVIIDDAEVFNDKLREWEDYYNYHRPHGGLSGQTPYERLKQKTAAQA; this is encoded by the coding sequence ATGCCGAAGTCCACTCCCACCGCCCCGCCGCTTGACCGTGAGGGCAAGCGGCGGCTGGCGGTGATACGCCATGTCGAAGAGGTCACCGGGAACGTCGCGATGTCCTGCCGGTACTTCGGGATCAGCCGGCAGGCGTACTACACGTGGTACCGCCGCTACCAGGCCGAGGGAGCGGAGGGGCTGCGCACCCGCTCCAAGGCGCCGAAGACGTCGCCGAACGCGACGCACGTCGAGGTGGTCGGGAAGATCATCTACCTGCGGCAGAACTACCACTTCGGCCCGGAGAAGATCGCGATGTACCTCAAGCGGTACCACGACGTCACCATCAGCAAGTCGGGCGTGTGGCGGATCCTGCACCGTCTGGACATGGGCCGCCTGCCGGCCTCGCAACGCTACAAGCGCCACGACAAGCGGTGGAAGCGGTACGAGAAGCAGCTGCCCGGCCACCGCGTGCAGATCGACGTGAAGTTCATCGAGCCCCTCGCCTCCGCAGCCCAGGGATGGCGCGGCGGCCGCAACAAGTACTACCAGTTCACGGCCATCGACGACTGCACTCGCCTGCGCATCCTGCGGATCTATCCCGCGCTGAACCAGAAGACGGCCATTCAGTTCCTCGACTACGTCATCCAGCGCCTGCCGTTCCAGGTCGAGGTGGTCCAGACCGACAACGGTGCCGAGTTCCAGACTGCCTTCCACTGGCACGTGCTCGACAAGGGCATCGCCCACACCTACATCAAGCCCCGCACACCACGTCTGAACGGCAAGGTCGAACGCTCCCACCGCATCGACGCCGAGGAGTTCTACCGGCTGCTCGACGGCGTCATCATCGACGACGCCGAGGTCTTCAACGACAAGCTGCGCGAGTGGGAGGACTACTACAACTACCATCGCCCCCACGGCGGCCTCAGCGGCCAAACCCCATACGAACGCCTCAAGCAGAAGACCGCGGCCCAGGCGTAA